The proteins below come from a single Salvelinus fontinalis isolate EN_2023a chromosome 1, ASM2944872v1, whole genome shotgun sequence genomic window:
- the LOC129832618 gene encoding zinc finger protein 501-like: MSNFIALQTQLASVMETLVHAAVAELGKLVEDSSVFVFSLELTQGHSEGEELSAKLQTESQNKMTDFATIMEVLGNEALGKIMKIVDDTKFLMDFESKSFKGHRGKKAKPQASILNILSVGGMAEEHSYGGSGKTVEQTVSMESADVEEVDTPESPLVLAVSVKDEHGQIDLGAIAERAADDAFAGNSSSEHQYGMISDDPLVNPSNILLETLFAQKKLFICTECGKSFSTQSNLKSHQRLHTGEKPFVCMFCNKAFAHKQSCNDHIRTHTGEKPFICGVCGKCFGKQAHLKTHSIIHTGEKPYSCTVCGKSFNLAQNLSRHQQIHTGEKIFTCLLCGKGFTRAVTLKTHQLIHTGQKPFKCIQCEKSFRHAVNLKNHQRIHTGVRPFSCDLCGKTFRQSVNLKIHKRIHTGERPYICTECGKTFSQQSSLMSHGRTHSNERPFQCSFCEKRFNNANSLKLHQRIHTGEKPYSCEICGKTFSQGSHLRTHKRHVHAGGKQYICDKCGKRYSDKRNLKMHKCVYAST, translated from the exons ATGTCAAATTTCATCGCGTTGCAGACCCAGTTGGCCTCTGTCATGGAGACCCTTGTTCACGCGGCGGTGGCCGAACTGGGTAAACttgtagaggacagttctgttTTCGTGTTCAGCCTGGAACTGACCCAGGGGCATAGCGAGGGTGAAGAATTATCGGCAAAACTGCAGACGGAGAGTCAGAATAAGATG ACAGACTTTGCCACAATCATGGAGGTACTGGGTAATGAGGCATTGGGTAAAATAATGAAAATTGTGGATGATACAAAGTTTTTGATGGACTTTGAATCCAAGTCCTTCAAAGGCCATAGAGGGAAAAAAGCCAAACCACAAGCGAGCATCTTGAATATTCTGTCAGTTGGAGGAATGG CGGAGGAACATTCTTATGGCGGAAGTGGTAAAACTGTGGAGCAAACTGTTTCAATGGAG TCTGCAGATGTGGAGGAAGTGGACACACCAGAATCTCCCCTTGTCTTGGCTGTTTCTGTCAAAGACGAGCATGGGCAAATAGACCTGGGGGCCATTGCAGAGA GAGCTGCCGATGATGCTTTTGCAGGAAACTCTTCTTCAGAGCACCAGTATGGTATGATTAGCGATGACCCCCTGGTGAACCCCTCAAACATCCTATTGGAGACGTTGTTTGCCCAAAAGAAGCTCTTCATTTGCACCGAGTGTGGAAAAAGTTTCTCCACGCAGAGTAACCTCAAATCCCACCAGCGACTTCACACTGGCGAGAAACCATTTGTGTGCATGTTCTGCAACAAAGCCTTTGCCCACAAACAGAGTTGTAATGATCACATCCGCACCCATACTGGTGAGAAGCCCTTCATATGTGGCGTGTGTGGGAAATGCTTCGGCAAGCAGGCGCACCTCAAGACCCATTCGATAATCCACACTGGCGAAAAGCCTTACAGCTGCACTGTGTGTGGCAAGAGCTTCAACCTGGCTCAAAATCTGTCAAGACACCAGCAAATTCACACGGGAGAGAAAATCTTCACCTGTTTACTGTGCGGGAAAGGTTTCACACGCGCTGTAACACTGAAGACCCATCAACTCATCCACACTGGACAAAAGCCCTTCAAGTGTATTCAGTGTGAGAAGAGTTTCCGTCACGCTGTCAATCTGAAGAACCACCAGCGGATTCATACAGGCGTCAGGCCATTTAGCTGTGACTTGTGTGGCAAGACATTCCGTCAATCAGTGAATCTTAAGATACACAAGCGCATCCACACTGGAGAGAGGCCATATATCTGCACAGAATGTGGCAAGACCTTCAGTCAGCAGAGTAGTCTCATGTCTCACGGACGCACCCACTCTAACGAGAGACCTTTCCAGTGTAGCTTCTGCGAGAAAAGATTCAACAACGCCAACAGTCTGAAGTTGCACCAGAGAatccatacaggagagaagccgtacAGCTGTGAAATCTGTGGGAAGACCTTCAGTCAGGGCAGTCATCTCCGAACACACAAGAGGCATGTCCACGCAGGAGGGAAACAGTACATCTGTGATAAATGTGGGAAGAGGTATTCAGACAAGCGGAATCTTAagatgcacaaatgtgtttatgcCTCAACCTAA
- the nudt13 gene encoding nucleoside diphosphate-linked moiety X motif 13 isoform X2: protein MLQPLRILFRPKWMVSRSSGSYVSRMRHLNKIKEEDEACRAALQSGNIFLYHKLAPLLRRTDSGIYQLPALQTKDVEEILEKLGEDKEMVKESILINCTEQNEAQFSFDVGAIEQAAVEELCRGTFVDLRKAFFLLRGSEAPLVARGQALLRWHQTNGFCSSTGQPTQRNQSGSQRVCHSSGITYYPKMSPVVIVLLSDGKRCLLGRQSTFPRGMYSALAGFCDIGETMEEALRREIAEEVGLEVSVDKVELEDARWFSLEEVQEALTIKAPPRNNKGEPTVFWVPPSYAIANRLIQEWANQQHLKS, encoded by the exons ATGCTCCAGCCACTGAGGATTCTCTTCAGACCCAAGTGGATGGTCTCACGGTCCTCCGGCAGCTATGTGTCCAGGATGAG GCACTTGAATAAGATAAAGGAGGAGGATGAGGCGTGTCGAGCAGCATTGCAGTCTGGGAATATTTTCCTCTATCACAAACTGGCTCCTCTACTGCGGAGGACTGACAGTGGAATATACCAGCTCCCAGCTCTCCAGACCAAAG ATGTAGAAGAGATTCTGGAAAAGCTTGGAGAGGACAAGGAGATGGTGAAGGAATCCATTCTCATCAACTGCACTGAACAGAACGAAGCACAGTTCTCCTTCGATGTTG GGGCGATAGAGCAGGCTGctgtggaggagctgtgtagaggAACCTTCGTAGACCTGAGGAAAGCCTTCTTCCTACTGAGAGGGTCTGAGGCACCGCTTGTAGCCAGA GGGCAGGCTCTCCTTCGCTGGCACCAGACCAATGGCTTCTGCAGCTCCACTGGGCAGCCTACCCAAAGGAACCAGTCTGGCAGTCAGCGTGTGTGTCACAGCAGTGGGATCACTTATTACCCTAAG ATGTCTCCGGTGGTGATCGTACTGTTGTCTGATGGGAAACGGTGTTTGCTTGGGAGGCAGTCCACCTTCCCACGGGGAATGTACAGTGCACTGGCAGGCTTTTGTGACATTG GTGAGACCATGGAGGAGGCACTCCGCAGGGAGATAGCTGAGGAGGTGGGGCTGGAG gtcagtgtggatAAGGTGGAGTTAGAGGATGCACGGTGGTTCAGCCTAGAGGAAGTCCAAGAGGCGCTGACGATCAAGGCACCACCACGGAACAACAAAGGAGAGCCTACTGTGTTCTGGGTCCCACCAAGCTACGCCATAGCTAACCGGTTGATCCAGGAATGGGCCAATCAACAACACCTGAAATCATAG
- the dnajc9 gene encoding dnaJ homolog subfamily C member 9 produces MGLLDQCEELFKTSNLYDVIGVTNDASEAEVRRGYYKVSLQVHPDRSPGDEQATAKFQTLGKVYAVLSDKDQRAIYDEQGIVDEESDSLDQDRNWEEYWRTMFPKITLQDILNFEKSYKDSEEEKHDLMRVYEEHKGDMDMIMENVLCATQADEPRIRAVLQCAIDSKVLLAHKAFTNESAKKKSSRKRKADKERKEAEEMQKEMGLNSEDSLVAMIKKNQKSKEAGFNNFMDNLEAKYCTKRPSSSSGRKGKK; encoded by the exons ATGGGTTTACTGGATCAGTGTGAGGAGCTGTTCAAGACGTCAAACCTTTATGATGTAATCGGTGTCACAAATGATGCATCGGAGGCAGAGGTTCGACGGGGTTATTATAAAGTCTCACTACAAGTCCACCCTGACAGATCACCAGGTGACGAGCAAGCCACTGCCAAGTTCCAG ACTCTAGGGAAGGTGTATGCAGTCTTGAGTGACAAAGACCAAAGGGCCATTTACGACGAGCAGGGCATAGTAGACGAGGAGTCCGACTCACTTGACCAAGATCGTAACTGGGAAGAATATTGGAGAACAATGTTTCCTAAG ATCACACTTCAAGATATCCTGAACTTTGAGAAGTCCTACAAGGACTCTGAGGAAGAAAAGCATGATCTGATGCGGGTCTATGAGGAGCACAAGGGCGACATGGACATGATCATGGAGAACGTGCTGTGTGCCACCCAGGCGGACGAGCCACGGATCAGAGCCGTCCTCCAGTGCGCCATCGACTCCAAGGTGCTGCTGGCTCACAAGGCTTTCACCAACGAGAGTGCTAAGAAGAAAAGCAGCCGCAAACGCAAG GCCGATAAAGAGCGTAAAGAGGCAGAGGAGATGCAGAAAGAGATGGGTCTGAACAGCGAGGACAGCCTGGTGGCCATGATCAAG AAAAATCAGAAGTCAAAAGAGGCAGGCTTTAACAATTTTATGGATAACCTGGAGGCAAAGTACTGCACGAAAAGACCAAGCTCCTCCTCAGGAAGGAAGGGAAAGaagtga
- the nudt13 gene encoding nucleoside diphosphate-linked moiety X motif 13 isoform X1 → MLQPLRILFRPKWMVSRSSGSYVSRMRHLNKIKEEDEACRAALQSGNIFLYHKLAPLLRRTDSGIYQLPALQTKDVEEILEKLGEDKEMVKESILINCTEQNEAQFSFDVGAIEQAAVEELCRGTFVDLRKAFFLLRGSEAPLVARGQALLRWHQTNGFCSSTGQPTQRNQSGSQRVCHSSGITYYPKMSPVVIVLLSDGKRCLLGRQSTFPRGMYSALAGFCDIGETMEEALRREIAEEVGLEVESIQYSGSQHWPFPQSSFMVACHATVNPDKTHVSVDKVELEDARWFSLEEVQEALTIKAPPRNNKGEPTVFWVPPSYAIANRLIQEWANQQHLKS, encoded by the exons ATGCTCCAGCCACTGAGGATTCTCTTCAGACCCAAGTGGATGGTCTCACGGTCCTCCGGCAGCTATGTGTCCAGGATGAG GCACTTGAATAAGATAAAGGAGGAGGATGAGGCGTGTCGAGCAGCATTGCAGTCTGGGAATATTTTCCTCTATCACAAACTGGCTCCTCTACTGCGGAGGACTGACAGTGGAATATACCAGCTCCCAGCTCTCCAGACCAAAG ATGTAGAAGAGATTCTGGAAAAGCTTGGAGAGGACAAGGAGATGGTGAAGGAATCCATTCTCATCAACTGCACTGAACAGAACGAAGCACAGTTCTCCTTCGATGTTG GGGCGATAGAGCAGGCTGctgtggaggagctgtgtagaggAACCTTCGTAGACCTGAGGAAAGCCTTCTTCCTACTGAGAGGGTCTGAGGCACCGCTTGTAGCCAGA GGGCAGGCTCTCCTTCGCTGGCACCAGACCAATGGCTTCTGCAGCTCCACTGGGCAGCCTACCCAAAGGAACCAGTCTGGCAGTCAGCGTGTGTGTCACAGCAGTGGGATCACTTATTACCCTAAG ATGTCTCCGGTGGTGATCGTACTGTTGTCTGATGGGAAACGGTGTTTGCTTGGGAGGCAGTCCACCTTCCCACGGGGAATGTACAGTGCACTGGCAGGCTTTTGTGACATTG GTGAGACCATGGAGGAGGCACTCCGCAGGGAGATAGCTGAGGAGGTGGGGCTGGAGGTAGAGTCTATCCAGTACTCAGGCTCTCAGCACTGGCCCTTCCCACAGAGCTCCTTCATGGTGGCCTGTCACGCCACCGTCAACCCAGACAAGACACAC gtcagtgtggatAAGGTGGAGTTAGAGGATGCACGGTGGTTCAGCCTAGAGGAAGTCCAAGAGGCGCTGACGATCAAGGCACCACCACGGAACAACAAAGGAGAGCCTACTGTGTTCTGGGTCCCACCAAGCTACGCCATAGCTAACCGGTTGATCCAGGAATGGGCCAATCAACAACACCTGAAATCATAG